The Chroicocephalus ridibundus chromosome 3, bChrRid1.1, whole genome shotgun sequence genome has a segment encoding these proteins:
- the ZNF292 gene encoding zinc finger protein 292 isoform X1, producing the protein MADEEAEQESGSLGGDLLELRRLRERLVELETGLRESPEPAVQAATEYCKQLCQTLLEYAEKWKTSEDPLPLLEVYTVAIRSYVKARPYLTSECENVAFVLERLALSCIELLLCLPLDLPDNKWEEFQAFVEVAHKNLMENGSRELHILTTLTQEKGVWKNPVLCGILSQEQLDPDKVNEFLVFEGPVLLDMRIKHLMKTKQLTQATALAKLCSDHPEISAKGNFKQTYLVCLCSGSPNEKLMEEIAEVDCKDALEMICNLESDGDEKSALILCAAFLSRQLQQGEMYCAWELTLFWSKLQQRVEPSIQVYLERCRQLSVLTKTVYHIFFLIKVINSEIDGAGLATCIELCVKALRLESSENTDVKISICKTISCLLPDDLEVKRACQLSEFLLEPTVDAYYAVEMLYNQPDQKYDEENLPIPNSLRCELLLVLKTQWPFDPEFWDWKTLKRQCLALMGEEASIVSSIDELNDSEVYEKVEGCQEETKETSVNGLAGTFDEATSLLKGIRDEKQKKREIKKLRERGFISARFRNWQAYMQYCVLCDKEFLGHRIVRHAQKHYKDGIYSCPICAQNFNSKENFVPHVTLHVKNSSKERLAAMKPLRRLGRPPKIATANENQKTDSVSKQEQRPIKKNSLYSTDFIVFNDNDGSDDENDDKDKPYIPEIVPVQKPLPVNEFTCPVTFCKKGFKYFKNLIAHAKGHKDNEEAKRFLEMQSKKVICQYCRRHFVSVTHLNDHLQMHCGSKPYICIQMKCKAGFNSYAELLTHRKEHQVFRAKCMFPKCGRVFSEAYLLYDHEAQHYNTYTCKVTGCGKVYRSQSELEKHVEDHNKQPEEEQQPESQPDQPDLSQPSKANENTDGVAVKEELTSPPADNQSSFTEGENVVWNQIKAEPVRNESVNASATVLQQSDSLPTAGSEQSPTASVKTEVAIPASSIKMAAVNQKIRDNFVKRGKLAASASKVDTTKPGAQQLCSSVDSCLTVFQERKEEDCLSQTQNIQNISVTSDTLKPEALESKSLERQVSIVNPFSVQNQAGYRNSVPISKLEIEDSIKAAANLYNLPLKTLESITFIPSQPNINSPLVSAVPPAAPIQKFNCQVEGCTRTYNSSQSIGKHMKAAHPDQYAAFKMQRKNKKPRKSTNLQNVPNDGKIVYLMPSQVGSPTSGAAFTTQNKPNLNPTCSSQVQHVSSPLFPTHLENLANPMLPIVESVINPSLSTRIKSEPESVLCSQMENLSGATLPSQLDDLAKTVMPLNIDGGSDPFLPLPAENGPMSLFPSSAENPPNSVFSQLENNTNNFSSQLEGNTSSAFPKEETVDQIFPSRLSNENNFNETGSQHPPSEKVKKDRGRGPNGKERKPKHNKRAKWPAIIRDGKFICSRCFRVFTNPRSLGGHLSKRSYCKPLEGSEISPEALQANGQSLLASMILSSNSLNLQQPQESAFNPETCFKDPSFLQLLAAENRSTALLQTVFPRVNVTNFNTGGNEEGNQIIKQALETAGIPSTFDNTEVLPHVVTTSCITGTTQINATVLPNSTASPLLQPVCNPSTLLTDQNRTPNAKIPPINECKSLPVFATEDLMLKTIENGLCPSSFSNTVAAAQNFAGNSSRVSVISSPKNSGSSNLNKKGTSASKRKRKATTPLLAPNTSQKVELNNTTMGLLTKSTDGKVQIQGEGFQSNLLANCGSQAAVENLTQKLNNVDNQLFMASIKENFKTNLEAHTLPPLTVKTENGDSQMMAVNSCVQANSQEQISEDNVMQNFEKTLEIIKTAMNSQILEVKTEIQDTIAASEQNSQVNNAQASSGNGAHSVKLPTPAQFAVHAGNVTTAKSSSAQSETSQKDDTQILEILERLQKLKLEDDSPIQVSETVSQCPPADVLAPAVPVVSTENKPLIQISPEASNIQFSDKVNKPFVCQDPGCNYSAMTKDALFKHYGKVHQYSAEMILEIKKHQLKYAPFKCVVATCPKTFTRNSNLRAHCQLVHHFTTEEMVKLKIKRPYGRRSQNETVNTAPRPVEIKTLQTLIIENKTAAPLVKEAEIKEAVEPVKVSEKLLPENNIPERLEKPPQVVSVPLEQHNAETIGSTQAQPKVRKVRRYRKEKEERKRRKPVTKSLEFPTRYSPYRPYRCVHQGCFAAFTIQQNLILHYQAVHKSDLPAFSVEVEEEIEPGKEERDEVETKPTVREFRCEVSDCSRIFQEVTSLIQHYVKLHDMTPEQIGSMKSAPETGRFSCDQSQCKTSFTAYLNYVVHLEADHGIKIKPNKVEDDGVFKCDCEGCDRIYATRSNLLRHIFNKHNDKHKDHLIRPRRLTPGQENISSKANQEKPLKSKQRGLKNRSGKEGNRLSVKTKRKKNVNLENKNSKGIQVQENKAYSLKRGKHVYSIKARNDALSECTSRFITQYPCMIKGCSSVVTSESNIIRHYKCHKLSKAFTSQHRNLLIVSKKHSVSEVKEASCEQEETDKKSDVKEPEPTLIVSNNDSSTSTLPQKETEKGEKDEVDELTELFITKLINEDCSSAENQAKISSSVNGDLQETSSCPSEKQKSNNLKRANKEKNVSQNKRRRTEKTEEVLPIDVSSVHREEETAVAIQTAEEQPAAFDWSSFKPMGFEVSFLKFLEESAVKQKKSTERDYHSSGTKKGSHSNSRKSNEKTSVASNTVTWSCSETETLVPFANPSRLPCGDNVKIVLDKTFKDCAERVLKQLQEMKPVVSLTKLEGRWEDNPEVTAAKVVVTRPEEGESKY; encoded by the exons gtGGCTCATAAAAACTTGATGGAAAATGGCAGCCGAGAACTGCATATTTTAACTACACTTACACAAGAGAAGGGAGTGTGGAAGAACCCAGTGTTGTGTGGTATTCTTTCCCAGGAACAGTTGGATCCAGATAAAG tgaATGAATTTTTAGTGTTTGAAGGCCCCGTCCTGCTGGATATGCGTATTAAGCAcctaatgaaaacaaagcaattaacGCAAGCTACTGCCCTGGCAAAACTGTGTTCTGACCATCCAGAAATCAGTGCAAAAGGCAATTTCAAGCAAACCTACCTGGTCTGTCTTTGTTCAGGATCACCAAATGAAAAGCTAATGGAAGAA ATTGCAGAAGTAGATTGCAAAGATGCTCTAGAAATGATTTGTAACCTAGAATCTGATGGAGATGAAAAAAGTGCTCTAATTTTATGTGCAGCATTTTTATCTCGCCAGCTGCAGCAAGGAGAGATGTACTGTGCCTG GGAACTGACTCTTTTCTGGAGTAAACTGCAGCAAAGGGTAGAGCCTTCTATTCAAGTATATCTAGAGAGATGTCGTCAACTTTCTGTGTTAACTAAGACTGTTTATCACATTTTCTTCCTGATTAAAGTAATTAATTCAGAG ATTGATGGTGCTGGACTTGCAACCTGCATTGAACTGTGTGTGAAAGCGTTGCGCTTGGAATCCAGTGAAAATACAGATGTCAAGATATCAATTTGCAAGACTATCTCCTGCTTGCTTCCAGATGATTTGGAGGTTAAACGTGCTTGTCAGCTGAGTGAATTTCTTCTTGAACCCACTGTGGATGCATATTATGCTGTTGAAATGCTATATAATCAGCCTGACCAGAAGTATGATGAAGAGAATCTTCCAATACCAAATTCTTTGCGCTGTGAGCTCTTACTTGTACTGAAAACTCAGTGGCCTTTTGATCCAGAGTTCTGGGACTGGAAAACTCTCAAGCGTCAGTGTCTGGCACTTATGGGAGAGGAGGCATCCATCGTGTCATCAATAGATGAACTCAATGATAGTGAAGTTTATGAGAAGGTTGAGGGTTGCCAAGAAGAGACTAAAGAAACTTCTGTGAATGGGCTTGCTGGCACTTTTGATGAAGCTACAAGCCTCCTTAAGGGTATcagagatgaaaagcagaaaaagagagaaattaaaaaactCAGAGAGAGGGGGTTCATATCAGCAAGATTTAGGAACTGGCAAGCTTATATGCAGTATTGTGTGTTATGTGACAAAGAATTCCTAGGTCATAGAATAGTTAGGCATGCACAAAAACATTATAAAGACGGAATTTACAGTTGCCCTATTTGTGCCCAAAATTTTAATTCTAAAGAAAACTTTGTTCCCCATGTAACTTTGCATGTTAAAAATTCCAGCAAAGAGAGACTGGCTGCTATGAAACCACTGAGAAGACTGGGAAGACCTCCTAAAATAGCAACTGCTAATGAGAATCAGAAAACCGATTCTGTATCCAAACAGGAGCAGCGACCCATTAAGAAGAACAGTCTCTATTCAACAGACTTCATTGTGTTTAATGATAACGATGGCTCAGATGATGAAAATGATGACAAAGATAAACCTTACATACCAGAGATAGTGCCAGTTCAAAAGCCACTCCCTGTTAATGAATTCACCTGCCCTGTAACATTTtgcaaaaaaggttttaaatattttaaaaacctaatAGCACACGCAAAGGGACATAAAGATAATGAAGAAGCTAAACGTTTTcttgaaatgcaaagcaaaaaagtGATTTGCCAGTACTGTAGACGACATTTCGTAAGTGTTACTCACCTGAATGATCATTTACAAATGCACTGTGGCAGCAAGCCTTATATCTGCATACAGATGAAATGTAAGGCTGGTTTTAACAGTTACGCTGAGCTGTTGACGCACAGGAAGGAGCATCAAGTCTTCAGAGCAAAGTGTATGTTTCCTAAATGTGGCAGAGTGTTTTCTGAAGCCTATTTACTCTACGATCACGAAGCACAACACTATAATACCTATACCTGCAAAGTCACAGGCTGCGGAAAGGTATACCGTTCTCAGAGTGAACTGGAAAAGCACGTTGAGGATCACAACAAGCAGCCTGAAGAAGAGCAACAGCCTGAAAGCCAGCCTGATCAGCCTGATCTTAGTCAGCCTTCTAAAGCGAATGAAAATACTGATGGAGTTGCTGTTAAAGAGGAATTGACATCTCCTCCGGCTGACAACCAGAGTAGTTTTACTGAAGGAGAAAACGTTGTGTGGAATCAAATCAAAGCAGAACCAGTAAGGAATGAAAGTGTAAACGCGTCAGCGACTGTACTGCAGCAAAGCGATTCCTTGCCTACTGCTGGTTCGGAGCAGTCTCCTACGGCTTCAGTGAAGACAGAGGTGGCAATTCCAGCAAGCAGCATTAAGATGGCTGCTGTTAACCAGAAGATCCGAGATAACTTTGTAAAAAGGGGTAAATTGGCTGCTTCTGCCAGTAAAGTAGATACCACTAAACCTGGAGCCCAGCAGTTGTGCTCATCAGTTGACTCTTGTCTTAcagttttccaagaaagaaaggaagaagactGTCTCAGTCAGACTcagaatattcaaaatatttctgtgacCTCAGACACACTAAAACCGGAAGCCCTTGAATCAAAAAGCTTAGAAAGACAAGTGAGCATTGTAAATCCATTCAGCGTGCAGAATCAGGCAGGATATCGAAACAGTGTACCCATTTCCAAACTTGAAATTGAAGACAGTATTAAGGCTGCAGCTAATCTATATAACCTGCCTTTAAAAACTTTAGAAAGTATTACGTTTATTCCTTCGCAGCCTAACATAAATAGCCCTTTAGTTTCAGCTGTGCCACCAGCAGCGCCAATTCAGAAATTTAATTGTCAGGTTGAGGGGTGTACTCGAACGTACAACTCGTCACAGAGCATTGGCAAACATATGAAGGCAGCGCACCCTGACCAATATGCCGCTTTTAAAATGCAGCGTAAAAATAAGAAGCCACGAAAATCCACCAACCTGCAAAATGTGCCGAACGATGGGAAGATTGTATATCTTATGCCGTCGCAAGTGGGCAGTCCCACCAGTGGTGCTGCTTTTACTACACAGAACAAACCTAATTTGAATCCCACCTGTTCCAGTCAAGTACAACATGTCTCAAGTCCACTTTTCCCAACCCACCTAGAAAATTTGGCCAATCCTATGTTGCCTATAGTGGAAAGTGTCATAAATCCAAGTTTGTCTACTCGTATTAAAAGTGAGCCTGAGAGTGTTTTATGTTCACAAATGGAAAATCTGTCAGGTGCAACTCTACCTTCCCAGTTGGACGATCTGGCAAAAACAGTTATGCCTCTGAATATTGATGGTGGTTcagatccttttcttcctttgcctgCAGAAAATGGTCCAATGTCTCTCTTTCCTTCGTCAGCGGAGAATCCTCCAAATTCAGTCTTCTCACAACTGGAAAATAACACAAATAACTTTTCGTCACAACTTGAAGGAAACACTAGTTCTGCTTTCCCAAAAGAGGAAACTGTTGATCAAATATTTCCCTCACGATTGAGTAATGAAAATAACTTCAATGAAACTGGTTCTCAACATCCACCttcagaaaaggtgaaaaaagatcGTGGCAGGGGCccaaatgggaaagaaaggaagcCAAAGCATAACAAGCGGGCAAAGTGGCCAGCAATAATTAGGGATGGCAAATTTATCTGTAGCAGGTGTTTCAGAGTTTTCACTAATCCTAGATCACTTGGTGGTCACTTATCTAAGAGGTCTTATTGTAAGCCTCTCGAAGGATCAGAAATTTCTCCAGAAGCTCTGCAGGCTAATGGACAGTCTTTGCTTGCCAGTATGATTCTTTCCTCAAATTCATTAAACTTGCAGCAACCCCAGGAGTCTGCCTTCAATCCAGAGACATGTTTTAAAGATCCATCTTTCCTCCAGTTACTTGCAGCTGAAAATCGTTCCACAGCTTTACTGCAGACTGTGTTTCCACGAGTCAACGTGACTAACTTTAATACCGGTGGGAATGAGGAAGgaaatcaaataataaaacaagCCTTGGAGACTGCAGGCATCCCGAGTACCTTTGATAACACGGAAGTACTTCCACATGTAGTTACAACAAGTTGCATCACTGGTACGACTCAGATAAATGCAACTGTTCTTCCCAACTCAACCGCGTCgcctctgctgcagcctgtcTGCAACCCCAGTACCCTGCTAACAGACCAAAACAGGACCCCCAATGCCAAAATTCCTCCGATAAATGAATGCAAGAGTTTGCCTGTTTTTGCGACAGAGGACTTAATGCTAAAGACTATTGAAAATGGCTTATGTCCCAGCTCGTTTTCTAACACTGTTGCAGCAGCGCAAAACTTTGCAGGGAACAGTTCGCGAGTTTCAGTTATAAGTAGTCCCAAGAATTCAGGATCAAGCAACTTGAATAAAAAGGGAACCAGTGcttcaaagaggaagagaaaagcaactaCACCTTTGCTTGCGCCCAATACATCACAGAAAGTAGAATTAAATAATACAACGATGGGACTTCTAACCAAAAGCACTGACGGAAAAGTGCAAATACAGGGCGAAGGTTTTCAGTCCAACTTGCTGGCAAATTGTGGCTCTCAAGCAGCGGTGGAAAATCTCACACAGAAACTCAATAACGTTGACAATCAGTTATTCATGGCCAGCATCAAAGAGAACTTCAAAACAAATCTCGAGGCTCATACGTTACCCCCTTTAACAGTAAAAACTGAAAATGGGGATTCCCAAATGATGGCTGTAAATTCCTGTGTGCAAGCAAATTCGCAGGAACAGATTTCAGAAGACAATGTTATGCAGAACTTTGAAAAAACCctggaaataattaaaactgcTATGAATTCACAAATACTTGAGGTGAAAACTGAAATTCAAGACACCATTGCTGCTTCAGAACAGAATTCGCAAGTAAATAATGCACAGGCTTCTTCAGGAAATGGTGCACATAGTGTAAAACTACCCACTCCTGCACAGTTTGCCGTGCACGCGGGGAATGTCACCACTGCAAAGAGTAGCTCTGCTCAGTCTGAGACATCTCAAAAGGACGATACTCAAATATTGGAAATTTTGGAGCGCTTGCAAAAACTGAAACTAGAAGATGATTCACCCATTCAGGTCTCTGAGACTGTTTCCCAGTGTCCTCCAGCAGACGTGCTAGCACCAGCAGTTCCTGTTGTATCGACTGAAAATAAACCCCTCATCCAGATATCTCCAGAGGCAAGTAACATTCAGTTTAGTGATAAAGTAAATAAACCGTTTGTATGTCAGGATCCAGGCTGCAATTATAGTGCTATGACAAAAGATGCATTATTTAAACACTATGGCAAGGTTCATCAGTACAGTGCAGAAATGATACTAGAAATTAAGAAACATCAACTGAAGTATGCTCCGTTCAAATGTGTTGTAGCTACCTGTCCAAAAACATTCACAAGAAACTCTAATCTCCGAGCACACTGTCAGCTTGTACATCATTTTACGACAGAGGAGatggtaaaattaaaaattaaaaggccTTATGGCAGAAGATCTCAAAATGAAACTGTAAACACAGCCCCACGACCTGTTGAAATAAAAACTTTGCAGACACtaataatagaaaacaaaactgcagctccATTGGTCAAAGAAGCTGAGATAAAGGAAGCTGTAGAGCCTGTAAAAGTCTCGGAAAAACTTCTGCCAGAAAATAATATTCCTGAAAGACTGGAAAAACCTCCCCAAGTGGTTTCTGTTCCACTGGAGCAGCATAATGCAGAGACTATTGGTAGTACACAGGCACAACCCAAAGTACGCAAGGTTAGGAGgtacaggaaggaaaaagaggagagaaaacgTCGGAAGCCCGTAACAAAGTCTCTGGAGTTTCCCACTAGATACAGCCCTTATAGACCATACCGGTGCGTCCATCAAGGCTGCTTTGCGGCTTTTACAATACAACAAAACCTAATCCTTCATTACCAAGCTGTGCACAAATCAGACCTCCCTGCTTTCTCTGTCGAAGTGGAGGAGGAGATTGAGCCAGGCAAAGAGGAACGCGATGAGGTGGAAACCAAACCCACCGTCAGAGAGTTCAGGTGTGAGGTGAGTGACTGCTCTCGCATCTTCCAGGAAGTTACCAGCTTGATACAACATTATGTGAAGCTTCATGACATGACCCCAGAGCAAATTGGAAGTATGAAATCGGCTCCAGAGACAGGAAGGTTTTCTTGTGATCAGTCTCAGTGTAAGACTTCGTTTACAGCATATCTTAACTATGTTGTACATCTTGAGGCAGATCACGGTATAAAGATAAAGCCAAACAAAGTAGAAGATGACGGCGTATTCAAATGTGACTGTGAAGGCTGTGACCGTATTTATGCTACTAGGTCTAACCTCTTAAGGCATATTTTTAACAAACATAATGACAAGCATAAAGATCATCTAATAAGACCCAGGAGACTGACACCAGgtcaggaaaacatttcaagCAAAGCAAATCAGGAGAAACCGTTGAAGTCCAAACAGAGAGGACTGAAAAACAGATCGGGAAAAGAAGGTAACAGGCTGTCAGTGAAAACAAAAcggaagaaaaatgtgaacttggaaaacaaaaactCAAAAGGAATACAAGTTCAAGAAAATAAGGCTTATTCACTGAAACGTGGCAAGCACGTGTATTCAATAAAGGCTAGAAATGATGCCTTATCGGAGTGTACGAGCAGGTTCATAACTCAGTATCCATGTATGATAAAGGGATGCTCCTCAGTAGTTACAAGTGAAAGTAACATAATAAGGCATTATAAATGTCATAAGCTGTCCAAAGCATTTACTTCCCAACACAGAAATCTTCTTATTGTATCTAAAAAGCACTCTGTCTCAGAAGTAAAGGAAGCCTCTTGTGAGCAAGAGGAGACTGATAAAAAAAGCGATGTGAAAGAGCCTGAACCGACTTTGATAGTGAGCAATAATGATTCAAGCACATCTACGTTACCgcaaaaggaaactgaaaaaggtGAGAAGGATGAAGTGGACGAACTGACAGAACTATTCATTACTAAACTGATTAACGAGGATTGTTCAAGTGCTGAAAATCAAGCAAAAATATCTTCCAGTGTAAATGGTGACTTGCAGGAGACCAGCTCCTGcccttcagaaaagcaaaaatccaacaacttaaaaagagcaaacaaagaaaaaaatgtatctcagAATAAGAGGAGGAGAACCGAAAAAACTGAGGAAGTACTGCCCATTGACGTGAGTAGCGTGCACAGGGAGGAAGAGACCGCTGTCGCCATTCAAACGGCCGAAGAGCAGCCCGCAGCTTTCGACTGGAGCTCGTTTAAGCCGATGGGTTTTGAAGTGTCATTCCTCAAGTTCCTCGAAGAGTCCGctgtgaagcaaaagaaaagcaccGAAAGAGACTACCACAGCAGCGGAACCAAAAAAGGGTCCCATTCGAACTCACGAAAATCCAACGAGAAGACCTCCGTAGCAAGTAATACTGTCACTTGGTCATGTTCTGAAACTGAAACCCTTGTACCGTTTGCCAACCCCTCACGGCTTCCCTGTGGTGATAACGTGAAGATCGTTTTAGACAAGACTTTTAAAGACTGTGCCGAGCGTGTGTTGAAGCAGCTTCAGGAAATGAAACCTGTCGTCAGTTTGACAAAGCTCGAAGGACGTTGGGAGGATAATCCAGAGGTTACAGCTGCAAAAGTTGTTGTTACGCGTCCCGAGGAAGGGGAGTCAAAATACTGA